One Buteo buteo chromosome 4, bButBut1.hap1.1, whole genome shotgun sequence DNA segment encodes these proteins:
- the TEX36 gene encoding testis-expressed protein 36, with translation MHACEFAHVGVCQDKPESTTTSALKQVQNSGAAQYVEDRLPLAYRTREQRAVNNNFPFSSHDNRHCLQNVGEYFDFGMGRRKVEPERRQQNSQNFFLWAHESVPSSEDGLTIYQTSFVKGQNTKSPFCRRYPKHHSGKCCTDKPVPENEKNLQPNKSS, from the exons tTTGCTCACGTTGGAGTATGCCAGGATAAACCTGAGTCAACTACAACCTCTGCACTAAAACAAGTCCAGAACTCAGGAGCAGCTCAGTATGTTGAGGATAGATTGCCGCTAGCATACAGAACTCGGGAGCAG agagcagTGAACAAcaatttcccattttcttctcatGACAACAGACACTGTCTACAAAATGTAGGAGAGTATTTTGATTTT GGTATGGGCCGGAGGAAGGTGGAACCAGAGAGACGGCAACAGAACTCACAGAACTTCTTCCTATGGGCTCATGAATCAGTTCCTAGCAGCGAGGATGGCTTAACCATTTATCAGACATCTTTTGTGAAAGGTCAAAATACCAAGAGTCCATTTTGTAGGCGTTATCCAAAGCACCACTCAGGAAAATGTTGCACTGACAAACCTGTTCCTGAGAATGAGAAAAACCTGCAGCCAAACAAGTCATCTTAA